Proteins encoded within one genomic window of Rhododendron vialii isolate Sample 1 chromosome 1a, ASM3025357v1:
- the LOC131332597 gene encoding heavy metal-associated isoprenylated plant protein 36-like isoform X1, producing the protein MDPRDIYPTCVLKVNLGCCKACVVRLKKLLSTIDGVYGYDIDSEKGLVTVLGRAHPQLLVEKIRQKKKKAVVVSYEKPTPNAKTKDSNNTKEDKKNGDLDSKPKENKKKHGNGDQKGFNKEDIFGHHESDPHEFEAYVPPKPSALDTCRDPYCKLHHKKPVIIRPSDNMPKVMLQPPLNPPRFLPPPPRFRPPPPGPHYPRSNREEYSEDHRYRLPHVPHVEPIVYDRPLPQYDPWYNQRPQPQHDPWCYQRPAPPLPPHYGHHGAKQAYIGHY; encoded by the exons atggaccCTCGGGATATTTATCCG ACTTGTGTTTTGAAGGTGAATCTGGGTTGTTGCAAGGCATGTGTGGTTAGGTTGAAGAAATTGCTGTCCACTATTGATG GTGTATATGGATATGACATTGACTCAGAAAAAGGGCTGGTGACAGTGTTAGGAAGAGCACACCCTCAACTGCTGGTAGAGAAGATCaggcaaaagaagaagaaagcagtGGTGGTGTCCTATGAGAAACCAACTCCCAATGCCAAAACCAAGGATTCCAACAACACCAAggaagacaagaaaaatgggGATCTTGATTCCAAACCCAAGGAGAACAAGAAAAAGCATGGCAATGGTGATCAGAAGGGGTTCAACAAAGAGGACATCTTCGGGCACCATGAATCTGACCCACATGAGTTTGAGGCTTATGTGCCACCGAAGCCATCTGCACTTGATACATGCAGGGATCCCTATTGCAAGCTCCACCACAAGAAACCGGTCATCATACGTCCCAGTGACAACATGCCGAAGGTTATGCTTCAGCCGCCTCTGAATCCTCCCCGgtttctccctcctcctccccgGTTCCGCCCTCCTCCTCCGGGCCCACACTATCCGCGCTCCAACAGGGAGGAGTATTCGGAGGATCATCGGTACCGCTTGCCGCACGTGCCACACGTGGAGCCAATTGTGTATGACAGGCCACTACCTCAATATGACCCATGGTATAATCAGAGGCCACAGCCTCAACATGACCCATGGTGTTATCAGAGGCCGGCGCCGCCTCTACCACCACATTATGGTCATCACGGGGCCAAGCAAGCATATATCGGCCACTATTGA
- the LOC131307968 gene encoding BTB/POZ and MATH domain-containing protein 2-like isoform X2, translating to MGMGRVYRETSSPSAFKGLANSTNTSPAITTSTAVTETVNGSHQFKITGYTLSKGIGIGKYVASDTFTVGGYSWAIYFYPDGKSVEDNAEYVSLFIALASEGTDVRALFELTLLDQSGKERHKVHSHFGRPLDGGPYSLKYRGSMWGYKRFFKRTQLETSDYLKDDCLSVHCSVGVVRSYTEGPKIYSIPVPPSDIGQHFGKLLESGKGTDVNFEVDGEIFNAHKVVLAARSPVFRAQLFGPMKDNNTQCINVEDMEAPVFKALLHFIYCDALPNMEELTGSNLKWAFTLMSQHLLAAADRYGLERLRLLCEANLCEDVAINTVATTLALAEQHRCSHLKSVCLKFVAMPENLRGEIHCLVQIPLYLFNLKFEWDLLFFM from the exons ATGGGCATGGGCAGGGTTTACAGAGAAACCTCCTCGCCGTCTGCCTTTAAAGGCCTCGCCAACTCAACCAACACGTCACCGGCGATCACGACTTCGACGGCCGTAACCGAAACCGTTAACGGGTCCCACCAGTTCAAGATAACCGGGTACACTTTGTCGAAGGGGATAGGGATAGGGAAGTACGTGGCTTCCGATACTTTTACCGTCGGCGGTTACTCGTGGGCGATTTACTTTTACCCCGACGGTAAGAGCGTGGAAGACAATGCGGAGTACGTGTCGCTATTCATTGCTCTGGCGAGCGAAGGGACGGACGTGAGGGCATTGTTTGAGCTGACGCTTTTGGATCAGAGTGGGAAGGAGAGGCACAAGGTTCATAGCCATTTCGGGAGGCCGTTGGACGGTGGGCCGTACAGTCTTAAGTATCGTGGTAGCATGTG GGGTTATAAGAGATTTTTCAAAAGAACTCAGTTAGAGACATCAGACTACCTTAAAGATGATTGCCTTTCAGTACATTGTAGTGTTGGTGTTGTCAGGTCTTATACAGAGGGCCCTAAAATCTACTCAATACCGGTACCCCCATCTGATATTGGCCAACATTTTGGGAAGCTACTAGAAAGTGGAAAGGGGACAGATGTTAACTTTGAAGTCGACGGAGAAATCTTTAATGCCCACAAGGTGGTACTTGCAGCTCGTTCACCAGTTTTCAGGGCTCAACTTTTTGGCCCAATGAAGGATAATAATACGCAGTGCATAAATGTAGAAGACATGGAAGCTCCAGTTTTCAAG GCTTTACTACACTTTATATACTGTGATGCGTTGCCCAACATGGAAGAACTTACTGGTTCAAACTTGAAATGGGCGTTTACTTTGATGTCTCAGCATCTGCTTGCTGCTGCTGATCGGTATGGTTTGGAGAGGCTCAGGTTGCTCTGTGAGGCTAATCTTTGTGAGGATGTTGCCATAAACACCGTGGCAACGACATTAGCTCTGGCAGAGCAGCATCGTTGCTCCCATTTGAAGTCCGTGTGTCTTAAGTTTGTCGCAATGCCTGAAAATCTCAGAGGTGAAATCCATTGTTTGGTCCA AATTCCTCTTTATCTTTTCAATCTGAAATTTGAATGggatttattattttttatgtga
- the LOC131307968 gene encoding BTB/POZ and MATH domain-containing protein 2-like isoform X1, which yields MGMGRVYRETSSPSAFKGLANSTNTSPAITTSTAVTETVNGSHQFKITGYTLSKGIGIGKYVASDTFTVGGYSWAIYFYPDGKSVEDNAEYVSLFIALASEGTDVRALFELTLLDQSGKERHKVHSHFGRPLDGGPYSLKYRGSMWGYKRFFKRTQLETSDYLKDDCLSVHCSVGVVRSYTEGPKIYSIPVPPSDIGQHFGKLLESGKGTDVNFEVDGEIFNAHKVVLAARSPVFRAQLFGPMKDNNTQCINVEDMEAPVFKALLHFIYCDALPNMEELTGSNLKWAFTLMSQHLLAAADRYGLERLRLLCEANLCEDVAINTVATTLALAEQHRCSHLKSVCLKFVAMPENLRAVMQTDGFEYLKESCPSVLTELLQYVARISEHSAIGSSHGNEAFLDGSDLNESLSTVQRHFPVLSLRMSEL from the exons ATGGGCATGGGCAGGGTTTACAGAGAAACCTCCTCGCCGTCTGCCTTTAAAGGCCTCGCCAACTCAACCAACACGTCACCGGCGATCACGACTTCGACGGCCGTAACCGAAACCGTTAACGGGTCCCACCAGTTCAAGATAACCGGGTACACTTTGTCGAAGGGGATAGGGATAGGGAAGTACGTGGCTTCCGATACTTTTACCGTCGGCGGTTACTCGTGGGCGATTTACTTTTACCCCGACGGTAAGAGCGTGGAAGACAATGCGGAGTACGTGTCGCTATTCATTGCTCTGGCGAGCGAAGGGACGGACGTGAGGGCATTGTTTGAGCTGACGCTTTTGGATCAGAGTGGGAAGGAGAGGCACAAGGTTCATAGCCATTTCGGGAGGCCGTTGGACGGTGGGCCGTACAGTCTTAAGTATCGTGGTAGCATGTG GGGTTATAAGAGATTTTTCAAAAGAACTCAGTTAGAGACATCAGACTACCTTAAAGATGATTGCCTTTCAGTACATTGTAGTGTTGGTGTTGTCAGGTCTTATACAGAGGGCCCTAAAATCTACTCAATACCGGTACCCCCATCTGATATTGGCCAACATTTTGGGAAGCTACTAGAAAGTGGAAAGGGGACAGATGTTAACTTTGAAGTCGACGGAGAAATCTTTAATGCCCACAAGGTGGTACTTGCAGCTCGTTCACCAGTTTTCAGGGCTCAACTTTTTGGCCCAATGAAGGATAATAATACGCAGTGCATAAATGTAGAAGACATGGAAGCTCCAGTTTTCAAG GCTTTACTACACTTTATATACTGTGATGCGTTGCCCAACATGGAAGAACTTACTGGTTCAAACTTGAAATGGGCGTTTACTTTGATGTCTCAGCATCTGCTTGCTGCTGCTGATCGGTATGGTTTGGAGAGGCTCAGGTTGCTCTGTGAGGCTAATCTTTGTGAGGATGTTGCCATAAACACCGTGGCAACGACATTAGCTCTGGCAGAGCAGCATCGTTGCTCCCATTTGAAGTCCGTGTGTCTTAAGTTTGTCGCAATGCCTGAAAATCTCAGAG cTGTGATGCAGACGGACGGATTTGAATACTTGAAGGAAAGTTGTCCCTCTGTCCTGACTGAACTCCTGCAGTACGTTGCTAGGATCAGCGAGCACTCCGCAATTGGCAGCAGCCATGGGAATGAGGCTTTCCTAGATGGCAGCGACCTCAACG aaAGCTTGTCTACGGTTCAGAGACATTTTCCAGTTCTCAGCTTAAGAATGTCAGAGTTGTAG
- the LOC131332597 gene encoding early nodule-specific protein 2-like isoform X2 yields the protein MDPRDIYPTCVLKVNLGCCKACVVRLKKLLSTIDVLGRAHPQLLVEKIRQKKKKAVVVSYEKPTPNAKTKDSNNTKEDKKNGDLDSKPKENKKKHGNGDQKGFNKEDIFGHHESDPHEFEAYVPPKPSALDTCRDPYCKLHHKKPVIIRPSDNMPKVMLQPPLNPPRFLPPPPRFRPPPPGPHYPRSNREEYSEDHRYRLPHVPHVEPIVYDRPLPQYDPWYNQRPQPQHDPWCYQRPAPPLPPHYGHHGAKQAYIGHY from the exons atggaccCTCGGGATATTTATCCG ACTTGTGTTTTGAAGGTGAATCTGGGTTGTTGCAAGGCATGTGTGGTTAGGTTGAAGAAATTGCTGTCCACTATTGATG TGTTAGGAAGAGCACACCCTCAACTGCTGGTAGAGAAGATCaggcaaaagaagaagaaagcagtGGTGGTGTCCTATGAGAAACCAACTCCCAATGCCAAAACCAAGGATTCCAACAACACCAAggaagacaagaaaaatgggGATCTTGATTCCAAACCCAAGGAGAACAAGAAAAAGCATGGCAATGGTGATCAGAAGGGGTTCAACAAAGAGGACATCTTCGGGCACCATGAATCTGACCCACATGAGTTTGAGGCTTATGTGCCACCGAAGCCATCTGCACTTGATACATGCAGGGATCCCTATTGCAAGCTCCACCACAAGAAACCGGTCATCATACGTCCCAGTGACAACATGCCGAAGGTTATGCTTCAGCCGCCTCTGAATCCTCCCCGgtttctccctcctcctccccgGTTCCGCCCTCCTCCTCCGGGCCCACACTATCCGCGCTCCAACAGGGAGGAGTATTCGGAGGATCATCGGTACCGCTTGCCGCACGTGCCACACGTGGAGCCAATTGTGTATGACAGGCCACTACCTCAATATGACCCATGGTATAATCAGAGGCCACAGCCTCAACATGACCCATGGTGTTATCAGAGGCCGGCGCCGCCTCTACCACCACATTATGGTCATCACGGGGCCAAGCAAGCATATATCGGCCACTATTGA
- the LOC131308005 gene encoding sm-like protein LSM2, with protein MLFFSYFKDLVGREVTVELKNDLAIRGTLHSVDQYLNIKLENTRVVDQDKYPHMLSVRNCFIRGSVVRYVQLPPDGVDIELLHDATRREARGG; from the exons ATG TTGTTCTTCTCGTATTTCAAGGACCTAGTGGGCAGAGAAGTGACTGTTGAACTGAAGAATGACCTAGCGATTCGTGGCACTCTGCATTCGGTTGACCAGTATCTCAATATTAAGCTCGAGAACACTAGGGTTGTGGATCAAGACAAGTATCCTCACATG CTGTCGGTGAGGAACTGTTTTATCAGAGGATCCGTGGTGAGGTATGTCCAGTTACCTCCGGATGGAGTTGACATTGAACTGCTTCATGATGCCACGAGAAGAGAAGCTCGCGGCGGCTGA
- the LOC131334105 gene encoding endo-1,3;1,4-beta-D-glucanase-like, with amino-acid sequence MSGSQCCENPPALSSSCGSSGSVLELGGLKAYATGPSDSKLAILLISDVFGFEAPNLRKLADKVAAAGFYVVVPDFFYGDPYSPSNSEKPLPVWIQSHGTDKGFEDAKPVISALKNKGFSAIGAAGFCWGAKVVVELGKSDYIQAAVVLHPSLVTVDDIKELKAPIAILGAEVDRISPPELLKKFEEVLSSRAELNGYVKIFPGTSHGWTVRYNVEDETAVKRAEEAHQNMLDWFVEYVK; translated from the exons ATGTCAGGCTCTCAATGCTGTGAGAACCCACCTGCCCTGAGCTCGAGCTGCGGATCATCAGGGTCAGTTTTGGAACTTGGAGGCCTCAAGGCTTACGCCACTGGCCCCTCTGACTCCAAGCTTGCAATCCTTCTAATTTCAGACGTTTTTG GGTTCGAAGCTCCGAACCTTAG GAAGCTTGCAGACAAGGTTGCAGCCGCTGGATTCTATGTGGTGGTTCCGGACTTCTTTTATGGAGATCCCTATTCGCCCAGCAACTCTGAGAAGCCTCTGCCAGTCTGGATACAATCTCATGGAACA GATAAAGGATTTGAAGATGCAAAACCAGTTATTTCAGCTCTGAAAAATAAAGGCTTCTCTGCGATTGGAGCTGCAGGATTTTGCTGGGGTG CCAAGGTGGTTGTAGAACTGGGAAAGTCCGACTACATTCAAGCTGCAGTAGTTCTACACCCTTCCCTTGTCACTGTGGATGATATTAAGG AGCTGAAGGCTCCCATTGCTATATTGGGAGCTGAAGTTGACAGAATCTCTCCACCAGAGCTTCTCAAGAAATTTGAGGAAGTTTTATCTTCTAGAGCTGAG TTGAATGGGTATGTGAAGATATTTCCCGGCACTTCTCATGGATGGACAGTCAGGTACAATGTTGAAGATGAAACGGCTGTCAAACGTGCTGAAGAAGCCCATCAAAATATGTTAGATTGGTTTGTTGAGTATGTCAAGTAA